One stretch of Rhipicephalus sanguineus isolate Rsan-2018 chromosome 10, BIME_Rsan_1.4, whole genome shotgun sequence DNA includes these proteins:
- the LOC119407062 gene encoding monoglyceride lipase: MAHGYGDYSQDDGYMILAKALAPRGFYVFSHDHVGHGRSEGPRAMIRTFDIYVDDILTHIDMEQAKFPGKPVYLFGHSMGGLLVILVALRRPGGFAGMVVMSPLLGIKHPYYTRFTTCLARLLVCIMPCLPTVTANADCSCRDIAVVARMNNDPLNYIGTVRLRWVVAMVDAIEEAQARSSAVELPFLLQHGTGDVVCDPEASKQFFEKAASRDKSLKLYNGAYHTLLEEPDGVAQEVLKDILDWLTARLPPEKSASNQPGISGQP; the protein is encoded by the exons ATGGCGCACGGCTACGGTGACTACTCACAAGACGACGGTTACATGATCCTGGCGAAGGCCCTGGCTCCTCGGGGCTTCTATGTGTTTTCTCACGACCATG TCGGTCACGGCAGAAGCGAGGGACCCAGGGCCATGATCAGGACGTTCGACATCTACGTGGACGATATTCTCACGCACATCGACATGGAGCAGGCAAAGTTTCCCGGCAAACCGGTCTACCTCTTCGGACACTCCATG GGTGGTCTGCTGGTCATCCTGGTGGCACTGCGCAGGCCCGGCGGTTTCGCTGGCATGGTTGTGATGTCACCCCTACTTGGCATAAAGCACCCGTATTACACGCGGTTCACG ACATGCTTGGCTCGCCTGCTGGTCTGCATCATGCCTTGCCTCCCGACGGTGACGGCGAACGCCGATTGCTCCTGCAGAGACATCGCCGTCGTGGCCCGGATGAACAACGACCCGCTCAACTACATCGGAACCGTCCGCCTTCGATGGGTGGTCGCCATGGTGGACGCGATAGAG GAAGCTCAAGCTCGATCGAGTGCCGTAGAACTGCCCTTTCTTCTGCAGCACGGAACAGGCGATGTGGTCTGTGACCCTGAAGCATCGAAGCAGTTCTTCGAAAAGGCCGCAAGCAGAGACAAGAGCCTCAAA TTGTACAATGGCGCATACCACACCCTCCTAGAGGAGCCCGACGGAGTCGCCCAAGAAGTTCTCAAAGACATTCTCGATTGGTTGACGGCCAGGCTGCCCCCTGAAAAGAGCGCCTCGAACCAACCGGGCATCTCTGGTCAACCTTGA